A single Gemmatimonadota bacterium DNA region contains:
- a CDS encoding efflux RND transporter permease subunit, with protein sequence MLQRIIEYSVRNRFLVILVTLLLIAGGTVALVEIPLDAIPDLSDVQVIVLTEYPGQAPQVVEDQVTYPLTTAMLAVPYAETVRGYSFFGLSFVYIIFEDGTDIYWARSRVLEYLSYVTDRLPPGVNPSLGPDATGVGWVYQYVLRSDRHNLAELRSIQDWFLRYELTSVDGVSEVASIGGFVKQYQVEVDPNKLLIYDIPLNRIKTAIQRSNNDVGGRVVEMAETEYMVRGLGYIESVEDLENVPLGVDGFGTPVLLHQVARVTTGPELRRGLAEWDGEGEIVGGIIVMRYGENAMEVIRNVEEKLESLKSGLPEGVEIITAYDRSSLIERAIDNLGDKLLVESLIVALVCIIFLIHFRSALVVILTLPISVLAAFLVMSWQGINANIMSLGGIAIAIGTLVDAAIVMIENTHKHMERDRGKKDHWRIVLDATKEVGPSLFYSLLIITLSFAPIFALQAQEGRLFKPLAFTKTYTMAAAALLAITFVPVVTGYLVRGRLLPERRNPLSRLLVFLYRPVIRVAIRLRWLALAAAVIVLSATWYPLQRIGSEFMPPLYEGDLLYMPTTDPGISITKARQLLQQTDKIIRSFPEVDRVFGKVGRADTATDPAPLSMIETTIMLRPEEDWRPGMTREGLVEALNDAIQFPGLTNAWTMPIRTRIDMLSTGIRTPVGIKIMGDDLAVLSDLAQQVAVELQGLPGTLSAFPEKTLGGNYLDFEIDRVEAARYGMTVGDVQDIIMSAVGGVDVTYTVEGLARYPVNIRYARELRDEVSDLRRILIPTPSGAQIPISQVADIRIRKGPSGIKSENARPTAWVYVDLQDTDIGAYVESARRLVAERVSLPVGYSMVWSGQYEYLERAQRRLQIVVPVTLAIILLLLYMNFRNVADSLIVMLSLPFALVGGVWLMYLLDYDFSIAVGVGFIALAGVAAETGVVMLLYLKQAYQERVSRNTLNTRQDLYEVVMHGAVERVRPKMMTVAATIAALMPIMWGTGTGSEVMQRIAAPMVGGMVTSTVLTLVVIPVIYYMVRSWGLRKA encoded by the coding sequence ATGTTGCAACGCATAATCGAATACTCCGTCAGGAACCGGTTCCTGGTGATCCTGGTCACGTTGCTGCTGATCGCGGGCGGTACCGTGGCCCTGGTGGAGATCCCGCTCGACGCCATACCGGACCTCTCGGACGTGCAGGTGATCGTCCTGACCGAGTATCCCGGCCAGGCGCCCCAGGTGGTGGAGGACCAGGTGACCTACCCCCTGACCACGGCCATGCTCGCGGTGCCCTACGCGGAGACGGTCCGCGGCTACAGTTTCTTCGGGCTCAGTTTCGTGTACATCATTTTCGAGGACGGCACGGATATCTACTGGGCGCGCAGCCGCGTGCTGGAGTACCTGAGCTACGTGACCGACCGCCTGCCGCCGGGCGTAAACCCCAGTCTCGGACCCGACGCCACGGGCGTGGGCTGGGTCTACCAATACGTGCTCCGGAGCGACCGGCACAACCTGGCGGAACTGCGGAGCATCCAGGACTGGTTCCTCCGGTACGAACTCACCTCGGTCGACGGCGTGTCCGAGGTCGCCAGCATCGGCGGGTTCGTCAAGCAGTACCAGGTGGAGGTCGACCCCAACAAGCTGCTGATCTACGACATACCGCTCAACCGGATCAAGACGGCGATCCAGCGAAGCAACAACGACGTGGGCGGCCGGGTCGTGGAAATGGCGGAGACCGAGTACATGGTCCGCGGGCTGGGCTACATCGAGTCCGTGGAGGACCTGGAGAACGTGCCCCTGGGCGTCGACGGATTCGGGACGCCCGTCCTCCTTCACCAGGTCGCCCGGGTCACGACGGGACCGGAGCTGCGGCGGGGACTGGCGGAGTGGGACGGCGAAGGCGAGATCGTCGGCGGCATCATCGTCATGCGGTACGGCGAGAACGCCATGGAGGTCATCCGGAACGTCGAGGAGAAGCTGGAGTCGCTCAAGTCGGGCCTGCCGGAGGGCGTGGAGATCATTACGGCCTATGACCGGTCGAGCCTCATCGAACGGGCCATCGACAATCTGGGCGACAAGTTGCTGGTGGAAAGCCTCATCGTCGCCCTGGTCTGCATCATCTTCCTGATCCACTTCCGTTCGGCACTGGTGGTCATCCTCACCCTGCCGATCAGCGTGCTCGCCGCCTTCCTGGTCATGTCCTGGCAGGGGATCAACGCCAACATCATGTCCCTGGGCGGGATCGCCATCGCCATCGGCACGCTGGTGGACGCCGCCATCGTCATGATCGAGAACACCCACAAACACATGGAGCGGGACCGCGGGAAGAAGGACCATTGGCGGATCGTGCTCGACGCCACGAAGGAAGTAGGGCCGTCCCTCTTCTACTCGCTGCTGATCATCACGCTCTCCTTCGCGCCGATCTTCGCCCTGCAGGCCCAGGAGGGCCGGCTCTTCAAGCCGCTGGCCTTTACCAAGACGTACACCATGGCCGCGGCCGCCCTGCTGGCCATCACCTTCGTGCCGGTGGTGACGGGATACCTGGTACGGGGCCGCCTGCTGCCGGAGCGCAGGAACCCCTTGAGCCGGCTGCTCGTCTTCCTCTACCGGCCCGTGATCCGGGTGGCGATCCGCCTGCGGTGGCTGGCTCTCGCCGCAGCGGTGATTGTACTTTCCGCGACCTGGTATCCCCTGCAGCGTATTGGATCCGAGTTCATGCCGCCCCTCTACGAAGGCGACCTGCTCTACATGCCCACCACGGACCCGGGCATATCGATCACCAAGGCCCGCCAGCTCCTGCAGCAGACCGACAAGATCATCCGTTCCTTCCCGGAAGTGGACCGGGTCTTCGGAAAAGTGGGCAGGGCGGACACGGCGACCGATCCCGCGCCGCTGTCCATGATCGAGACCACCATCATGCTCAGGCCCGAGGAGGACTGGCGGCCGGGCATGACCCGCGAAGGACTCGTGGAAGCGCTCAACGACGCCATCCAGTTCCCGGGGCTGACCAACGCGTGGACCATGCCCATCCGCACGCGGATCGACATGCTGTCCACGGGGATCCGCACCCCGGTCGGCATCAAGATCATGGGGGACGACCTGGCCGTGCTGTCGGACCTGGCCCAGCAGGTCGCCGTCGAGCTGCAGGGACTGCCCGGCACGCTCAGCGCCTTCCCCGAGAAGACCCTGGGCGGCAACTACCTCGACTTCGAGATCGACCGCGTCGAGGCGGCGCGCTACGGGATGACCGTGGGCGACGTGCAGGACATCATCATGTCGGCGGTGGGTGGCGTGGACGTGACCTACACGGTTGAAGGTCTGGCGCGCTACCCGGTGAACATCCGCTACGCCCGGGAACTGCGCGACGAGGTGTCGGACTTGAGGCGCATCCTGATCCCCACGCCCTCGGGGGCGCAGATCCCCATCAGCCAGGTGGCCGATATCCGGATCCGAAAAGGACCGTCGGGGATCAAGTCGGAGAACGCCCGGCCCACGGCCTGGGTGTACGTGGACCTCCAGGATACGGACATCGGTGCCTACGTCGAATCCGCCCGTCGGCTCGTCGCGGAGCGGGTCTCGCTGCCCGTGGGTTACAGCATGGTCTGGAGCGGACAGTACGAGTACCTGGAACGGGCGCAGCGGCGCCTGCAGATCGTCGTGCCGGTCACCCTGGCCATCATTCTCCTGCTCCTCTATATGAACTTCCGCAACGTCGCGGACAGCCTGATCGTCATGCTGTCGCTGCCCTTCGCGCTGGTCGGGGGCGTATGGCTGATGTACCTGCTGGACTACGACTTCAGCATCGCGGTTGGGGTCGGCTTCATCGCCCTGGCCGGCGTGGCGGCGGAGACGGGGGTCGTCATGCTGCTCTATCTCAAGCAGGCGTACCAGGAACGGGTGAGCCGCAACACGCTGAACACGCGCCAGGACCTCTACGAGGTCGTCATGCACGGGGCGGTGGAACGGGTGCGACCCAAGATGATGACGGTGGCGGCCACCATCGCCGCCCTGATGCCCATCATGTGGGGCACGGGCACGGGATCGGAGGTCATGCAGCGCATCGCCGCGCCTATGGTGGGCGGCATGGTGACGTCCACGGTGCTTACCCTCGTGGTCATCCCGGTCATCTATTACATGGTCAGGTCATGGGGGTTAAGGAAGGCGTAG
- a CDS encoding NUDIX domain-containing protein: MSIISSAMLVNPDGDILVNLRDDDPRIIFPNLWSLIGGHVEAGESPEEGLVREVEEEIGYRLDEHYPLATFFDGADVRHLFLVPIDVPIDDLVLGEGQAIRYMDPERALAELDLCVTGRRCIEVYLRHLEFQDYVRGRG; this comes from the coding sequence ATGTCCATCATCTCTTCCGCCATGCTCGTCAATCCCGACGGCGACATCCTCGTCAACTTGCGAGACGACGATCCCCGGATCATCTTCCCGAACCTATGGAGCCTCATCGGGGGCCACGTGGAGGCGGGCGAGAGTCCCGAAGAAGGCCTGGTCCGGGAAGTGGAGGAGGAGATCGGCTACCGGCTGGACGAACACTATCCCCTGGCGACCTTCTTCGACGGCGCCGACGTGCGCCACCTCTTTCTCGTACCGATCGACGTCCCCATAGACGACCTGGTGCTGGGCGAAGGGCAGGCCATCCGGTACATGGACCCCGAGCGGGCGCTGGCCGAACTGGACCTCTGCGTCACCGGCCGGCGGTGCATCGAGGTCTACCTGCGCCACCTCGAGTTCCAGGACTACGTCCGCGGGCGGGGGTGA
- the mutS gene encoding DNA mismatch repair protein MutS: MPRSKGTLTPAMAQYARMKDRHKDAILFFRMGDFYETFDDDARLVSRVLGITLTARNSGTGGAEKTPLAGVPYHAVEKYIAELVGSGYKVAVCEQVEDPKKARGVVKRDVVEVVTPGTTMLAQTLDPVENNYMVALAFDEDACGLAFLDLSTGEFRTAELSEDDLLSELSRLDPAEAIVSYDRAEQAEALLKPRFPDIAISRLEEWAFVFDQAHQALLGHFEVLTLKGFGCDEMTAGVCAAGGMLVYLRETQKNRLAHLKTMARHDVADAMLMDSATQRNLELITSLRDGGRDGTLLSVMDRTYTPMGARYMRQAITRPLVSVEAVLARQEAVGELHGEHGARDEFAGLLKSMGDMERLAARVGSERANARDLIALKTALHVIPVIKEKLAGLKAGLSAGLRDGLQELRPLAEKLERALVDDPPLSLTDGGLIRSGYNEDLDDLRVISSGGKRWIAELQQKERERTGIQSLKVDYNRVFGYYIEVTKPNLHRLEGEYIRKQTMRNAERFITPELKEYEEKILGAEEKIGELEYTLFLELREEVAASLGEIQGNARAIAQLDFLTALAELAVQNDYVAPEIVDGPVLGIDDGRHPVVEQLLQGEAFVPNDTQLDNRTKQIALITGPNMAGKSTYLRQVGLIVLMAQIGSFVPARSAKIGIVDRIFTRVGASDNLARGESTFLVEMNETANILNNATPQSLVLLDEIGRGTSTFDGLSIAWAVTEFLHNTPERAAKTLFATHYHELIELASSLDRIANYNVAIREQDDQIVFLRKVMPGGSDRSYGIQVARMAGLPRSVVERARVILADLEDEDLAPDGVDGAYAAGDGGGGMDGVDGADGTGGAAGVSGGASGRLRGPGPARHGKPTAESPEYQLSLFLPADHPVVEDIKELDLDLMTPVEAMNALYRLQQKAADSDPDGA, encoded by the coding sequence ATGCCCCGATCCAAAGGAACGCTGACCCCCGCCATGGCGCAATACGCCAGGATGAAGGATCGGCACAAGGATGCGATTCTCTTCTTCCGCATGGGGGATTTCTACGAGACCTTCGACGACGACGCCAGGCTGGTCTCCCGCGTCCTGGGCATCACGCTGACCGCCCGCAATTCCGGTACCGGCGGCGCGGAGAAGACGCCGCTGGCCGGCGTGCCTTACCACGCGGTGGAGAAGTACATCGCCGAACTCGTGGGATCGGGATACAAGGTGGCCGTCTGCGAACAGGTCGAAGACCCGAAGAAGGCCCGCGGCGTGGTCAAGCGGGATGTGGTGGAGGTCGTCACGCCGGGGACGACCATGCTGGCGCAGACCCTCGATCCCGTCGAGAACAACTACATGGTCGCCCTCGCCTTCGACGAAGACGCCTGCGGCCTGGCCTTTCTCGACCTGTCCACGGGCGAGTTCCGGACCGCGGAACTCAGCGAAGACGACCTGCTCAGCGAGTTGAGCCGCCTCGACCCCGCCGAGGCGATCGTGTCCTACGACCGGGCGGAGCAGGCCGAGGCGCTCCTCAAGCCCCGTTTCCCCGACATCGCCATCAGCCGGCTCGAGGAGTGGGCCTTCGTCTTCGACCAGGCGCACCAGGCCCTGCTCGGTCATTTCGAAGTGCTGACGCTCAAGGGCTTCGGATGCGATGAAATGACCGCGGGCGTCTGCGCGGCAGGCGGCATGCTGGTCTACCTGCGGGAGACCCAGAAGAACCGGCTGGCCCACCTGAAGACGATGGCGCGCCATGACGTCGCAGACGCGATGCTCATGGATTCGGCGACGCAGCGCAACCTGGAGCTGATCACCTCGCTGCGGGACGGCGGCCGCGATGGGACGCTCCTTTCCGTGATGGACCGGACGTACACGCCCATGGGCGCCCGTTACATGCGCCAGGCCATCACCCGGCCGCTGGTCTCCGTAGAGGCCGTCCTGGCCCGCCAGGAAGCGGTGGGCGAACTCCACGGGGAACACGGGGCGCGGGACGAATTCGCCGGCCTGCTCAAGTCCATGGGGGACATGGAACGGCTGGCCGCCCGCGTCGGGTCGGAGCGCGCCAATGCCCGCGACCTGATCGCGCTGAAGACCGCCCTGCACGTCATCCCGGTCATCAAGGAGAAGCTCGCGGGCCTGAAGGCCGGGTTGTCCGCCGGACTCCGGGACGGGCTGCAGGAGCTCAGGCCGCTGGCGGAGAAACTCGAGCGGGCCCTGGTGGACGATCCGCCCCTCTCGCTGACGGACGGCGGGCTCATCCGCTCGGGATACAACGAGGACCTCGACGACCTGCGCGTGATCAGTTCGGGCGGAAAGCGCTGGATCGCCGAACTGCAGCAGAAGGAGCGCGAGCGCACGGGGATCCAGTCCCTCAAGGTGGACTACAACCGCGTTTTCGGCTACTACATCGAGGTCACGAAACCGAACTTGCACCGTCTGGAAGGCGAGTACATCCGCAAGCAGACCATGCGCAACGCGGAGCGGTTCATCACGCCGGAGCTCAAAGAATACGAGGAGAAGATCCTGGGCGCCGAGGAGAAGATCGGCGAACTGGAATACACCCTCTTCCTTGAACTGCGGGAGGAGGTGGCCGCGAGCCTGGGCGAGATTCAGGGCAACGCGCGGGCGATCGCGCAGCTGGACTTCCTGACCGCGCTGGCGGAACTGGCCGTGCAGAACGACTACGTGGCCCCGGAAATCGTGGACGGTCCGGTCCTGGGAATCGACGACGGCCGCCACCCGGTGGTGGAACAACTGCTGCAGGGCGAGGCCTTCGTGCCCAACGATACACAACTCGATAACCGGACGAAACAGATCGCCCTGATCACAGGGCCGAACATGGCCGGCAAGAGCACCTACCTCCGCCAGGTGGGCCTCATCGTCCTCATGGCCCAGATCGGTTCCTTCGTCCCGGCGCGCTCCGCGAAGATCGGCATCGTGGACCGCATCTTCACCCGCGTGGGCGCCTCCGACAACCTGGCCCGGGGAGAAAGCACCTTCCTCGTCGAGATGAACGAGACCGCGAACATCCTCAACAATGCGACACCCCAGAGCCTCGTCCTCCTCGACGAGATCGGCCGGGGCACGAGCACCTTCGACGGCCTGAGCATCGCCTGGGCGGTTACGGAATTCCTCCACAACACGCCGGAACGAGCGGCCAAGACGCTCTTCGCCACGCACTACCACGAGCTGATCGAACTGGCGTCGAGCCTCGACCGCATCGCCAACTACAACGTGGCCATCCGGGAACAGGACGACCAGATCGTGTTCCTGCGGAAGGTGATGCCCGGCGGGAGCGACCGCAGTTACGGGATCCAGGTGGCGCGCATGGCCGGACTGCCGCGCAGCGTGGTCGAACGGGCCCGGGTCATCCTGGCCGACCTGGAGGACGAAGATCTTGCGCCGGATGGCGTGGACGGCGCGTACGCCGCTGGGGACGGCGGGGGTGGTATGGACGGTGTGGACGGCGCGGACGGGACGGGCGGCGCAGCAGGCGTATCGGGCGGCGCTTCCGGGCGTCTGCGTGGACCGGGTCCGGCGCGTCACGGAAAACCGACGGCGGAAAGCCCCGAATACCAGCTCAGCCTGTTCCTGCCGGCGGACCATCCGGTCGTCGAGGACATCAAGGAACTTGACCTTGACCTGATGACCCCGGTCGAAGCCATGAACGCCCTGTACCGGCTTCAGCAGAAGGCCGCCGACTCCGATCCCGACGGTGCGTAG
- a CDS encoding NAD(P)H-dependent oxidoreductase: MTYVPRILAFAGSARTGSFNRKLVDIAARGAEEAGAEVDLVDLRDYPMPLYDGDLEEREGLPENAVRFKALMMASQGLLIAAPEYNSSITPLLKNTIDWASRPAPGEERLAVFRNKTAALMSTSPGSLGGLRGLVHVRSILSNIHVMVLPDQLALPGAHGAFTEDGRLKDERRQAAVEGLGRNLAETLGRLHGAGR; encoded by the coding sequence ATGACCTATGTGCCCAGGATACTCGCGTTTGCAGGCAGTGCTCGAACCGGGTCTTTCAACCGGAAACTGGTCGATATCGCGGCGCGCGGCGCGGAGGAAGCCGGGGCCGAAGTCGACCTGGTCGACCTGCGCGACTATCCCATGCCGCTGTACGACGGCGACCTGGAAGAACGGGAAGGGCTACCGGAAAACGCGGTCCGCTTCAAAGCGCTGATGATGGCCAGCCAGGGTCTGCTGATCGCCGCGCCGGAATACAACAGCTCCATCACGCCCCTCCTCAAGAACACGATCGACTGGGCATCGAGGCCCGCACCGGGCGAGGAGAGGCTGGCGGTCTTCCGGAACAAGACGGCCGCGCTGATGAGCACTTCGCCAGGGTCGTTGGGCGGCCTGCGCGGACTCGTGCACGTTCGATCGATCCTGAGCAACATCCACGTGATGGTCCTGCCGGACCAGCTGGCGCTGCCGGGCGCGCACGGCGCGTTTACGGAAGACGGGCGATTGAAAGACGAAAGGCGCCAGGCAGCTGTGGAGGGACTGGGACGTAACCTGGCGGAGACGCTCGGGAGACTGCACGGGGCGGGAAGGTGA
- a CDS encoding redoxin family protein: METKPRGSIIYALAAILILAGLISAIVAEMRSPEVAVIYDADNPMSANPYSVDLEFALMDADENEYTIAQFEGQVRVVNFWATWCPPCLDEIPDFQAFHEKYEDQGVKIIGIALDEQGAEIVEPFVEEMNMTYLSLIDTTQKAATEFGGIYGIPTTFIIDREGMVRKKHVGYMSYENLESAVLPLLAN, from the coding sequence ATGGAAACGAAACCCCGCGGCAGCATCATCTACGCCCTCGCCGCGATCCTGATCCTGGCCGGACTGATCTCGGCCATCGTGGCCGAAATGAGATCGCCTGAAGTGGCTGTGATCTACGATGCGGACAACCCCATGTCCGCGAATCCCTATTCGGTCGATCTGGAATTCGCCCTGATGGACGCCGACGAGAACGAATACACCATCGCCCAGTTCGAGGGCCAGGTCCGGGTCGTCAATTTCTGGGCCACCTGGTGCCCACCGTGCCTCGACGAGATACCCGACTTCCAGGCGTTCCATGAAAAATATGAAGATCAGGGCGTCAAGATCATCGGCATCGCCCTCGACGAGCAAGGCGCGGAAATCGTGGAGCCCTTCGTCGAGGAAATGAACATGACCTACCTGTCCCTCATCGACACCACGCAGAAGGCCGCCACCGAGTTCGGCGGGATCTACGGCATTCCGACCACCTTCATCATCGACCGAGAAGGGATGGTCCGGAAGAAGCACGTAGGCTACATGTCCTACGAGAACCTCGAATCCGCCGTGCTTCCCCTGCTGGCGAACTAG
- a CDS encoding DUF547 domain-containing protein, which translates to MRTRQMRSRPWKSMMVVALTAVMYTGMAFALTAAMYAGTAEAQAGRGTAEAEGGGMVDHSVYDGLLKKYVDDRGMIDYRTWKARDVGTLDGYLEMIKSVDPAGLKDRNEVFAYWINTYNALTIRGMLHFYPTSSIRDHVSVLGYSIWKDYKIEIQGREYSLDDIEHNILRKMDEPLVHFALVCASIGCPPLMTEAFTAEDVQRQMKANTLVFFADPSKFRADPEDNTVWLSPIMDWYKDDFGKNQREVLDYIAPYVPDDAARALLKREDVDVDYLHYDWGINEQPAD; encoded by the coding sequence ATGCGTACAAGACAGATGCGTTCAAGACCATGGAAGTCCATGATGGTCGTCGCGCTGACGGCAGTCATGTATACGGGAATGGCCTTTGCGCTGACGGCGGCCATGTACGCCGGGACGGCCGAAGCGCAGGCTGGAAGAGGGACGGCCGAAGCGGAGGGAGGCGGTATGGTGGATCACTCCGTATACGACGGTCTGCTGAAGAAATACGTGGACGACCGGGGCATGATCGACTACCGGACCTGGAAAGCCCGCGACGTGGGCACGCTGGACGGCTACCTGGAGATGATCAAGAGTGTGGACCCCGCTGGACTGAAGGACCGGAACGAGGTCTTCGCCTACTGGATCAATACGTACAACGCGCTCACGATCCGCGGGATGCTGCACTTCTATCCCACGAGCAGCATCAGGGATCACGTCAGCGTGCTCGGGTACAGCATCTGGAAGGATTACAAGATCGAGATCCAGGGCCGGGAATACTCGCTGGATGACATCGAGCACAACATCCTGCGCAAGATGGACGAACCCCTGGTCCATTTCGCCCTCGTGTGCGCCTCTATCGGATGCCCGCCGCTCATGACCGAAGCGTTCACCGCGGAGGACGTGCAGCGGCAGATGAAGGCGAATACCCTTGTCTTTTTCGCCGATCCCAGTAAGTTCCGAGCCGATCCGGAGGATAACACCGTCTGGCTTTCGCCCATCATGGACTGGTACAAGGACGACTTCGGGAAGAACCAGCGTGAGGTCCTGGATTACATCGCCCCCTACGTGCCGGATGACGCGGCCCGCGCGCTGCTGAAGCGCGAAGACGTGGACGTGGATTACCTGCACTACGACTGGGGCATCAACGAACAGCCTGCGGACTAA
- a CDS encoding TVP38/TMEM64 family protein, with the protein MSQLDPGGGTGEGTVEGTGEAAAENAGEGAVEATVETSGRKRQLVKPVILLAIALSGFVAYSFTPLGNYLQPVVMERFFDSIEGFWWAPLVFIGVYVVLTVLGLPMVILTFFAGFTFGALEGALYVMIGANIGANLAFDLARYLGRDFVSRYIKGPIDRIDRRLRKKGFLRMLQLRLIPVIPFNVLNFAAGLSGLRKLHFALATMIGITPGTFIYAYTAASLMQVYLAGAELDEVTRAALRSSALTNLVIALVLLITISMAPAIYRKLRGKPIQAD; encoded by the coding sequence GTGTCGCAATTAGACCCCGGCGGGGGAACCGGCGAAGGTACAGTCGAGGGAACCGGCGAAGCCGCTGCCGAGAACGCAGGCGAGGGCGCTGTCGAGGCCACAGTAGAGACCTCCGGCCGGAAGCGACAACTCGTCAAGCCGGTCATCCTGCTCGCGATCGCCTTGTCCGGCTTTGTGGCCTACAGCTTTACACCCCTGGGCAACTATCTCCAGCCCGTGGTGATGGAGAGGTTCTTCGATTCGATCGAGGGATTCTGGTGGGCGCCGCTGGTGTTTATCGGCGTCTACGTCGTCCTCACCGTGCTGGGCTTGCCGATGGTGATCCTGACCTTCTTCGCGGGTTTCACCTTCGGCGCCCTGGAAGGCGCGCTGTACGTCATGATCGGCGCGAACATCGGCGCCAACCTCGCCTTCGACCTGGCCCGGTACCTGGGCCGCGATTTCGTATCCCGCTACATAAAGGGTCCCATTGACCGGATCGACCGTCGACTCCGGAAGAAGGGGTTCCTGCGCATGCTCCAGCTCCGGCTGATCCCGGTCATCCCCTTCAACGTGCTGAACTTCGCCGCCGGACTCTCCGGCCTGCGCAAGCTTCATTTCGCACTGGCGACCATGATCGGGATCACACCGGGCACCTTCATCTACGCCTATACCGCGGCGTCGCTGATGCAGGTCTACCTGGCCGGCGCCGAACTCGACGAAGTGACGCGCGCTGCCCTGCGCTCCTCTGCCCTGACCAACCTGGTCATCGCCCTCGTCCTGCTCATCACCATCTCCATGGCCCCGGCCATCTACCGGAAGCTTCGCGGAAAACCGATCCAGGCGGATTAG